ATGAACTTCTTTATCAACCCCTAAAGCCAAACCGCTTACCGATATATATTTTGAAGATTGAGTAGCCTCGAAAAAATCCTGAATGAATTGTTTGCCGTAGGAAGTCATATTCCGGGTGCCAACAATACTTATTTTGGGAGCATTTTCGTCAAAACTTCCCTTCTGGTAGAGAATTGCGGGAGCATCGGGACATTCGTTAAGCAGGGAAGGGGTTTCATTTAGGTGTCTCAGTCTGATCTGTACCCCGTTTTTTTCACAGAACTTCAGCTCCTGTTCTGCAAATTCCAGATGTTCTTTATTTCCGATATCAGAAACCGTTTTCCGGCCCAGACCTTCCGTTTTAGAGTACTCTTTTTTTGCTCTTTTCCAGGCCTCTTCGGCACTTCCGAAAGTTTGTATCAGTCTGTGAAAAAGAATATCACCAATAAGGCTGCATTCGCGGAGAGCAATAGTGTAAAGGTGTTCATCAGAGATCATTATGCGTTTTTTATCAAATGTAGTAAATTAAGTTTTATTTTCTCCTTAATTCATCCAGATGATCCCAGATATCGTCTCTTTTTTTATAGGGAAGCTCCATGAAGTCCTCCGGGTGATTTTCTTTATATTCCTGCCATAACTTGTCGTCTTTTTCATTGTAATAATTAGGAAACTCCCAAATAAACTTCTTTTTTTTCTCGCCTACTTTTTTAAAAGCAAATGCAATAATACTTCCTACCACAGCTCCGGAGAGATGGGCCTGCCATGAAATCCTGCTCGGCTCCTGAAGGTTGTAGAACAACTCTTCAGGAAACATACCCCACACAAGACTGCCATAGTATAATACGACCAGCATGGATATGGTAAGCAATTTCATATTCCATTTGAATACTCCGCTGAAAAACAGGAAGAAAGCCAATACATACACCACTCCGCTGGCTCCTATGGTACAGGTATACATATATTCACCTGTGAGAATATCAATAGGAGGAAGCAGCCAGACCAGAAGCCCTGTAGCAAGCCATCCGGTAATGAAAACTTTATTAGCTACCTGAGGGTAAAACTGGTATAAAAGAAACATCAGGACAGCAATCGGAATAGAATTTCCTATAATATGATCTATATTTCCGTGTAAAAAGGGTGAGGTGATTATTCCCAGCAATCCTTCAGGCAGCAGAGGAATAATAGCTCCGAAACAGCTTTGGAAAAAGCCCTGCATCTGGAGGAAATAGCCGAACCACATGGCTGACAGCATCAGCAAAGGATAGAGAACAGCTCTTTTGGAAACAACGTTTTTAAACATGCGGAAAATATGTCAAATCAAAAGCCAATGATAAATTTCGGAAAATTTGTCGAGGTATTTTTCCGGAACCGGTTATTTTAAGACAAAAGGGATTAAATTTTAACACGAAAACGTAATATTCTGACATTGAATTTACTAAATCGAAATAGCATTTAACTGTTTAAATTCAATAGTACTACATGATTTTACAGACTGAATTTTTTTTAAACAAAAATTATATTAATATTTTTGCATTGAAAATTATTTATTGTAATGAAGAAGTTTTTGTTGATTCTTTCCTTTTCTA
This region of Chryseobacterium vaccae genomic DNA includes:
- a CDS encoding rhomboid family intramembrane serine protease codes for the protein MFKNVVSKRAVLYPLLMLSAMWFGYFLQMQGFFQSCFGAIIPLLPEGLLGIITSPFLHGNIDHIIGNSIPIAVLMFLLYQFYPQVANKVFITGWLATGLLVWLLPPIDILTGEYMYTCTIGASGVVYVLAFFLFFSGVFKWNMKLLTISMLVVLYYGSLVWGMFPEELFYNLQEPSRISWQAHLSGAVVGSIIAFAFKKVGEKKKKFIWEFPNYYNEKDDKLWQEYKENHPEDFMELPYKKRDDIWDHLDELRRK